A window of Cohnella herbarum contains these coding sequences:
- the gap gene encoding type I glyceraldehyde-3-phosphate dehydrogenase, translating into MRVGLSGTGRIGRLLLRKVFSTEQSAVEVGVINSLSSPETIAHLLKYDSVHGKWDGEAEVDGNDLILNGRRVAVTSQAAPELLPWREYEVEMAIDATGKFNDRDGASRHLKAGAEKVLITAPGSGVDLTVVMGVNDSQYDPRKHRIISAASCTTNCLAPVLHVVDKAFGVEQGWMTTIHSYTNDQNHLDNSHKDLRRARACTSSIIPTSTGVGKALKEVIPHLSSVIEGISMRVPTQNVSMLDLSLQLKRKATLNEVREVFLEAVSGPQTKVMEYNELPLVSTDYIGNEKSAIIDGLSTMVRGDQLKLFAWYDNEWAYASRVYDLAMHVSNAHHSLETRSVVSV; encoded by the coding sequence TTGCGCGTAGGATTGAGCGGAACAGGACGTATAGGACGCCTATTACTAAGGAAGGTGTTCTCGACGGAACAGTCGGCAGTCGAAGTAGGCGTCATAAATTCACTTAGCAGTCCGGAAACGATAGCTCATCTGCTTAAATATGACTCTGTTCATGGGAAATGGGATGGCGAGGCCGAGGTGGACGGGAATGATTTGATTCTCAATGGCAGACGAGTCGCGGTTACTTCTCAAGCAGCACCTGAATTGTTGCCATGGCGAGAATACGAAGTCGAGATGGCAATTGACGCTACGGGTAAGTTTAATGACCGCGATGGCGCCTCTCGTCATCTAAAGGCCGGAGCGGAGAAAGTATTGATTACCGCACCGGGATCGGGCGTTGATTTGACCGTTGTGATGGGGGTCAACGACAGTCAGTACGACCCGCGCAAGCATCGGATTATTTCCGCGGCATCCTGTACGACGAATTGCCTAGCTCCCGTACTTCATGTCGTGGATAAAGCTTTCGGCGTGGAACAGGGGTGGATGACCACGATTCATTCCTACACGAACGATCAGAATCATCTCGACAACTCCCATAAGGATTTGAGAAGGGCCCGCGCCTGCACAAGTTCCATTATTCCCACGTCTACCGGGGTCGGCAAAGCGTTGAAGGAGGTTATTCCGCACTTATCTTCCGTCATCGAAGGCATTTCGATGCGAGTACCTACGCAAAATGTCTCCATGCTGGATCTATCCTTGCAGCTTAAACGTAAGGCAACTTTAAATGAGGTCCGGGAGGTTTTCCTAGAAGCGGTATCCGGACCACAGACGAAGGTAATGGAATACAACGAATTGCCGTTGGTCTCAACGGACTATATCGGGAACGAGAAATCCGCAATTATCGATGGTCTTAGCACGATGGTGAGAGGCGATCAACTAAAACTCTTCGCTTGGTATGACAATGAGTGGGCATATGCCAGCCGTGTTTACGATTTGGCGATGCATGTAAGCAACGCACATCATTCATTAGAAACAAGGAGTGTTGTAAGCGTATGA
- the ppdK gene encoding pyruvate, phosphate dikinase, with product MNNKQVFDFQEGNAGMKTLLGGKGAHLAEMTRAGLPVPPGFTISTEACLSYFKADNRMSDELQSEIVAALHRLETLKGQKFGNPADPLLVSVRSGSVTSMPGMMDTILNLGLNDETVEGLAAKTNNARFAYDCYRRLLQMFGNVVLDIGGHHFEKIVHRLKQEEGVSQDQDLTPDALLRLIADFKHCIQLQAGRPFPQDVREQLTLAVEAVFQSWNNSRAKIYRKINRIPDDQGTAVNIQSMVFGNRGQDCGTGVVFTRNPSTGATELFGEYLINAQGEDVVAGTRTPQPVASLSDEMPAVFEQLVRLAKQLEQHYRDMQDIEFTVEQGRLYILQTRNGKRNAQAAVTIAANLVKEGTIAKEDALQRIEVSHLDKLLHRGIDESVATEVFAIGLPASPGAAVGQVAFDADVAMEWSQAGKKVILARPETTPEDIQGVLVSEGIITSRGGMTSHAAVVARGMGKPCVCGCETIKIDEEQRQMSVGSRLVQEGDWITIDGASGRVIIGEVPLREAEITEELSELLEWADSIRKLKVRANADNPHDASVAKQFGAEGIGLCRTEHMFFSAERLPVVQRMILADDIEERHQALEQLLPMQQADFEAMLTNMDGHPVNIRLLDPPLHEFLPKEKELRKKLDDLDRAGGDNESEKKAVLSLIRKVQALEEVNPMLGQRGCRLGIVYPEIYDMQIEAIFRAASRCIDKGTKVTLEIMVPLVGHVNELAMLRERIDTIGERILGREILERGIYQVGTMIEVPRAALTAAQIAPIADFFSFGTNDLTQMTFGYSRDDAEGKFLSHYVDQKILPHNPFQVLDTEGVGLLIEWATTSGRSIKPNLKTGICGEHGGDKDSIFFCHRTGLDYVSCSPFRLPMARIAAAQAAIAYGYEKTMKSSLPIS from the coding sequence ATGAATAACAAACAAGTATTCGATTTTCAAGAAGGAAACGCGGGAATGAAAACCCTTCTCGGGGGTAAAGGAGCGCATCTTGCGGAGATGACGCGCGCAGGTCTCCCGGTACCTCCGGGGTTCACGATTTCGACCGAAGCTTGTTTATCGTATTTCAAAGCCGACAATCGAATGTCGGATGAATTGCAATCCGAAATCGTAGCGGCCCTTCACCGTCTTGAGACGCTGAAAGGCCAGAAGTTCGGTAATCCTGCCGATCCGCTTCTCGTCTCCGTCAGATCCGGATCGGTCACGTCGATGCCGGGCATGATGGATACGATCTTAAACCTGGGTCTTAACGACGAGACAGTGGAAGGCTTGGCGGCTAAAACGAATAATGCTAGGTTTGCGTACGATTGTTACCGGAGGCTGCTGCAGATGTTCGGGAACGTCGTTCTGGATATTGGTGGGCATCACTTCGAGAAAATCGTTCATCGGCTGAAACAAGAAGAAGGGGTTTCGCAGGATCAGGATCTAACACCGGACGCATTACTTCGTTTGATCGCCGATTTCAAGCACTGTATCCAGTTGCAAGCCGGTCGTCCTTTTCCGCAAGATGTACGTGAACAGCTCACGTTGGCGGTTGAAGCGGTATTTCAGTCCTGGAACAACTCGAGAGCGAAAATATATCGTAAAATTAACCGGATTCCCGATGACCAGGGGACTGCGGTAAATATCCAAAGCATGGTTTTCGGCAATCGGGGCCAGGATTGCGGAACGGGTGTCGTGTTCACGAGAAATCCTTCGACCGGCGCTACCGAATTGTTCGGAGAATACTTAATCAATGCCCAAGGCGAAGACGTAGTCGCAGGAACGCGCACGCCGCAGCCGGTAGCTTCGCTTAGCGACGAAATGCCAGCCGTCTTCGAACAATTGGTTCGTCTAGCGAAACAGCTTGAACAGCATTACCGCGATATGCAGGATATCGAATTCACCGTCGAACAGGGGCGGTTATATATTCTCCAAACGCGCAACGGAAAGAGAAACGCGCAAGCGGCCGTTACGATTGCGGCGAATTTGGTGAAAGAGGGTACGATCGCGAAGGAAGACGCGCTTCAACGGATTGAGGTCTCCCATCTCGATAAATTGCTGCATAGAGGAATCGACGAGAGCGTAGCGACCGAAGTGTTTGCGATCGGATTGCCTGCTTCCCCGGGAGCGGCGGTCGGGCAGGTCGCGTTCGATGCGGACGTGGCCATGGAATGGAGCCAAGCGGGCAAGAAAGTCATTCTTGCGCGACCGGAAACGACGCCCGAAGATATCCAAGGTGTGCTTGTATCCGAGGGAATTATTACTAGCAGAGGCGGGATGACAAGCCACGCCGCGGTTGTCGCCCGGGGCATGGGCAAGCCGTGCGTATGCGGATGCGAGACCATTAAGATCGATGAAGAACAACGTCAAATGTCCGTTGGCTCACGCCTTGTGCAAGAGGGAGACTGGATTACGATAGACGGGGCCAGCGGCAGAGTGATCATTGGAGAGGTTCCGCTGCGTGAAGCGGAGATTACGGAAGAGTTGTCGGAGTTGCTGGAATGGGCCGATTCCATTCGTAAGCTTAAAGTCAGAGCGAACGCGGATAATCCTCATGACGCGAGCGTTGCGAAACAATTCGGCGCCGAAGGAATCGGTTTGTGCCGGACGGAGCATATGTTTTTCTCGGCTGAACGCCTTCCCGTCGTGCAACGGATGATTTTAGCGGACGATATCGAGGAACGGCACCAGGCTCTGGAGCAGCTTCTACCGATGCAACAAGCGGACTTCGAAGCGATGCTTACGAATATGGACGGTCATCCCGTCAATATTCGGTTGTTAGATCCGCCATTACACGAGTTTCTGCCCAAGGAGAAGGAGCTAAGGAAGAAGCTGGACGATCTCGATCGCGCAGGCGGCGACAACGAGTCGGAGAAGAAGGCCGTTCTATCTTTGATTCGCAAGGTGCAAGCCCTCGAAGAAGTGAATCCGATGCTTGGGCAACGGGGCTGCAGATTAGGGATCGTTTACCCTGAAATTTACGATATGCAGATTGAAGCGATATTCAGGGCTGCGTCTCGTTGTATAGATAAGGGAACGAAGGTAACGCTCGAGATCATGGTTCCGCTCGTAGGACATGTGAATGAGCTGGCTATGCTTCGGGAACGGATCGATACGATCGGTGAACGAATCTTAGGTCGGGAAATTCTAGAACGCGGCATCTATCAAGTCGGAACGATGATCGAGGTGCCTAGGGCGGCTCTGACTGCGGCTCAAATCGCTCCGATCGCGGATTTCTTCTCCTTCGGAACGAACGATCTAACGCAAATGACCTTCGGCTATAGCCGAGACGATGCGGAAGGAAAGTTCCTGTCCCACTACGTGGATCAGAAGATCTTGCCGCATAATCCATTCCAAGTGCTGGACACCGAGGGAGTAGGGCTGCTCATCGAGTGGGCGACGACATCGGGCAGGTCGATTAAACCGAACTTGAAGACCGGCATTTGCGGAGAACACGGCGGCGACAAGGATTCGATCTTTTTCTGCCATCGCACGGGGTTGGATTATGTTAGTTGTTCGCCATTCCGGCTGCCTATGGCTCGAATCGCAGCAGCGCAAGCGGCCATTGCTTACGGATACGAGAAAACAATGAAATCATCCTTACCCATATCATAG
- a CDS encoding class I SAM-dependent methyltransferase, translating into MANRNKEQKIHWNANGYDESMSFVSKYGEDIVKWLNPKPDERIVDFGCGTGDLAAKIAAHGSKVIGVDISPEMVEKAQAKYPEIHFECADGMRWESEHKYDAVFSNAALHWMREPEGAIESMTSALRPGGRLIAEFGGYGNVATIISAVKETLKGCGKEEVFLMPWYFPTIGEYSILLERYGMEVCSANLFDRPTRLENGPDGMTVWLRMFGTAMFPNASEAEVAQWIDESVQILKQSTLFDQGSWTADYRRLRISAVKRG; encoded by the coding sequence ATGGCTAATCGGAATAAGGAGCAAAAAATCCATTGGAACGCTAACGGCTACGATGAATCGATGAGTTTCGTTTCCAAGTATGGCGAGGATATCGTGAAGTGGCTTAACCCCAAACCTGATGAAAGGATAGTTGACTTCGGCTGCGGTACCGGCGATCTGGCCGCTAAGATCGCCGCGCATGGATCGAAGGTAATCGGAGTGGATATTTCCCCGGAAATGGTCGAAAAGGCACAGGCCAAATATCCCGAAATTCACTTCGAATGCGCGGACGGAATGCGCTGGGAATCCGAACATAAATACGATGCCGTATTTAGCAATGCGGCTTTGCATTGGATGAGAGAGCCGGAGGGAGCTATTGAAAGTATGACTTCTGCGCTTCGTCCCGGAGGTAGATTAATCGCGGAATTCGGAGGTTACGGGAACGTAGCAACGATTATATCGGCAGTAAAAGAAACTTTGAAAGGTTGCGGCAAAGAAGAGGTATTCCTCATGCCTTGGTATTTTCCAACGATAGGAGAATATTCCATCTTGCTCGAGCGGTATGGTATGGAAGTTTGCAGCGCGAACTTGTTCGACCGTCCGACACGGCTGGAGAATGGACCGGATGGGATGACGGTGTGGTTACGGATGTTCGGTACGGCGATGTTTCCGAACGCAAGCGAAGCGGAAGTTGCTCAGTGGATCGACGAATCCGTGCAAATTTTGAAACAATCGACGCTCTTCGATCAAGGATCATGGACGGCCGATTATAGAAGATTGCGGATTTCAGCGGTAAAACGCGGATAG
- a CDS encoding CBS domain-containing protein, giving the protein MTIELTSRQQDILTIVTNQQPISGEYIAEQLGTTRPAIRSDLALLVMLKLLEAKPKVGYTLSSASNQQELALERLLTMQVKEFQSAPVVLRETASVSDAVVAMFLDNVGSLIIGDADGHLAGIVSRKDLLKVTLGNSAAAAMPVSLIMTRHPNIVTITPEESIVAAAKKMISHEVDSLPVVLELRSEDSLQRAEVIGRITKTAMTKVLLELAFGH; this is encoded by the coding sequence ATGACCATCGAACTCACATCCCGCCAGCAAGACATCTTGACGATCGTGACGAATCAGCAGCCCATATCGGGAGAGTATATCGCGGAGCAGTTAGGGACGACGCGTCCGGCCATTCGATCGGATTTAGCCTTATTAGTCATGCTGAAATTGCTCGAAGCCAAACCCAAGGTAGGGTATACGTTAAGCAGCGCCTCGAATCAACAAGAGCTGGCATTAGAGCGATTGTTGACGATGCAGGTCAAGGAGTTTCAATCGGCACCGGTCGTGCTGAGGGAAACGGCGTCCGTGAGCGACGCGGTCGTCGCGATGTTTCTGGACAATGTGGGAAGCTTGATTATCGGCGACGCGGACGGTCATCTTGCGGGCATCGTATCGAGGAAAGATTTGCTCAAGGTGACTCTAGGGAATAGCGCGGCTGCTGCTATGCCGGTTAGCTTGATTATGACCCGCCATCCGAATATCGTGACGATCACTCCTGAAGAGTCCATCGTCGCGGCAGCGAAAAAAATGATTTCGCATGAGGTGGACAGCTTGCCGGTCGTTCTGGAATTACGGTCGGAGGATAGTCTGCAGAGGGCAGAGGTCATTGGAAGAATTACGAAGACGGCGATGACGAAGGTGCTGCTGGAATTGGCTTTTGGCCATTAG
- a CDS encoding pyruvate, water dikinase regulatory protein yields the protein MKEKERTVFVCSDSVGETAEMVVLATIRQFNAYQTGIRRYSHVKSEEEISALMEEAARQGSFVAYTLVLPELREMIRLEGIRLQVITVDIMGPVMQAFIDVFNDSPKRKAGLLHQLDDEYYRRVEAIEFTVKCDDGKDMNAMHQADLVLLGVSRTSKTPLSIYLAHKGFKVCNYPIVPEVMPPLDILLKNKAKLVGLTMDAGHLAKIRFERLKAMGLPNGAKYASIERVVHELEFALELYKKLGCTVIDVTESAIEETAGLIMESCFRS from the coding sequence TTGAAAGAGAAGGAGCGCACCGTATTTGTTTGCTCCGATTCCGTAGGAGAAACGGCAGAGATGGTCGTACTGGCGACGATTCGGCAATTTAACGCATACCAAACCGGTATTAGAAGATATTCGCACGTGAAGAGCGAGGAAGAGATAAGCGCATTAATGGAGGAAGCGGCTAGACAGGGTTCATTCGTCGCTTATACCTTGGTGCTCCCGGAGCTCAGAGAAATGATCAGACTCGAGGGCATAAGGCTCCAGGTGATCACCGTGGATATTATGGGTCCCGTTATGCAGGCCTTTATCGATGTTTTTAATGATTCGCCCAAGAGGAAAGCCGGACTGCTCCATCAATTGGATGATGAATATTATCGTCGGGTGGAAGCGATCGAATTTACCGTCAAATGCGATGATGGCAAGGACATGAACGCCATGCATCAGGCGGATCTGGTACTGCTGGGAGTGTCCCGAACATCCAAAACGCCCCTAAGTATTTACTTGGCGCATAAAGGCTTCAAAGTTTGCAATTACCCGATCGTCCCTGAAGTCATGCCGCCCCTGGATATTTTGCTGAAAAATAAAGCGAAGCTGGTCGGCTTGACGATGGATGCGGGACATTTGGCGAAAATCAGGTTCGAACGTCTGAAAGCGATGGGACTGCCTAACGGAGCGAAGTACGCTTCCATAGAACGCGTCGTGCACGAGTTGGAGTTTGCTCTGGAGCTGTACAAAAAGTTAGGCTGTACGGTTATTGACGTTACGGAAAGCGCGATTGAGGAAACAGCCGGGTTGATTATGGAATCTTGTTTCCGCTCATGA